A stretch of the Dyella telluris genome encodes the following:
- the hisC gene encoding histidinol-phosphate transaminase yields the protein MSVLDLARAEIRAMQPYSSARMEASGGRVMLNANESAWAPPGDHELACNRYPDPQPAALVEALARLYGVRASQVLVGRGSDEAIDLLVRAFCRAGEDAIAIQPPTFGMYAVSARIQNAEVVTVPLAADFTLDVDAVLGAVTPAVKLVFVCTPNNPTGQLVPQADVERLVQALAGRALLVVDEAYIEFSDAPSVAPLIDRYENLAVLRTLSKAWALAGARIGTLLANEEVIALLKRIMAPYPLPRPCVALALEALSEAGQVSARAHIATVRDERGRMARMLGHAPGVREVLPSAANFLAVRFDDAAAVYQRLLDAGIVVRDVRRYPQLGDALRITVGSPDENDRVLDLLNQPAAEGRTFAEGTAMGKQA from the coding sequence ATGAGCGTGCTCGATCTGGCACGGGCGGAGATCCGCGCGATGCAGCCGTATTCGTCGGCACGCATGGAGGCCAGTGGCGGCCGCGTGATGCTCAACGCCAACGAATCCGCCTGGGCACCGCCGGGCGACCATGAGCTGGCCTGCAATCGTTACCCCGATCCGCAACCGGCCGCCTTGGTCGAGGCGCTGGCACGTCTTTATGGCGTGCGTGCCTCGCAGGTGCTGGTGGGGCGTGGCAGCGACGAGGCCATCGATCTGCTGGTGCGCGCCTTCTGCCGCGCCGGTGAGGATGCCATCGCCATCCAGCCGCCGACCTTCGGCATGTATGCGGTGAGTGCGCGCATCCAGAATGCTGAGGTGGTGACGGTGCCGCTGGCCGCGGATTTCACGCTGGACGTGGATGCCGTACTTGGTGCAGTCACGCCTGCGGTGAAGCTGGTGTTCGTCTGCACGCCGAACAACCCGACCGGCCAGCTGGTGCCGCAGGCCGACGTGGAGCGGCTGGTGCAGGCGCTTGCCGGTCGCGCGCTGCTGGTGGTCGACGAAGCCTATATCGAGTTCTCCGACGCGCCCAGCGTGGCGCCGCTGATCGACCGCTATGAGAACCTGGCCGTGCTGCGTACCTTGTCGAAAGCATGGGCGCTGGCCGGTGCGCGTATCGGCACGCTGCTGGCGAACGAGGAAGTGATCGCCCTGCTCAAGCGCATCATGGCGCCGTATCCCTTGCCTCGACCGTGTGTGGCGCTGGCGCTGGAAGCGTTGTCAGAAGCCGGGCAGGTCTCGGCGCGCGCGCATATCGCCACCGTCCGTGACGAGCGCGGACGCATGGCGCGCATGCTCGGGCACGCACCGGGGGTGCGTGAGGTGCTGCCGTCGGCGGCCAACTTCCTGGCGGTGCGCTTCGACGATGCGGCGGCGGTCTACCAGCGCTTGCTGGACGCGGGCATCGTGGTGCGCGACGTGCGCCGTTACCCGCAGCTCGGCGATGCGCTGCGAATTACCGTGGGCTCCCCGGACGAGAATGACCGGGTGCTCGACCTTCTGAACCAGCCGGCCGCGGAAGGCCGGACGTTTGCCGAAGGAACGGCCATGGGCAAGCAAGCATGA
- the hisD gene encoding histidinol dehydrogenase, producing MNRLDWTTLDVQAQRAALSRPMQSRAESLRAGVEQITARVRADGDAALRELTAKFDRCELHAIEVPDKEWREAEARLAPELKAAIDEAASRIDAFHRAAAPQPVALDTAGGVRVERMLRPIQRVGLYVPAGSAPLPSTALMLGVPARIAGCAEVVLCSPARPDGRCDDAVLYAARVTGVHRVFKLGGAQAIAAMAYGTESVPKCDKLFGPGNSWVTEAKLQVSADPEGAAIDMPAGPSEVLVIADDEANPAFVAADLLSQAEHGPDSQVILLSASTALLDAVEVEVAQQWAALPRADIAEKALSQSRLIAVASLAQAVEVSNRYAPEHLILQVADPRALLGDIQSAGSVFLGAWTPESVGDYCSGSNHVLPTYGYARSYSGVSVASFQKQITVQELSPDGLRAIGPCTVTLAAAEQLEAHRRAVTLRLAALEDAA from the coding sequence ATGAATCGCCTGGACTGGACTACCCTGGATGTACAAGCACAGCGCGCGGCGCTGTCACGTCCCATGCAATCGCGCGCCGAAAGCCTGCGTGCCGGCGTCGAGCAGATCACTGCCCGCGTGCGTGCCGATGGCGACGCGGCCCTGCGCGAGCTGACCGCCAAGTTCGACCGCTGCGAACTGCATGCCATCGAAGTGCCGGACAAGGAATGGCGCGAGGCGGAAGCGCGCCTGGCGCCCGAGTTGAAGGCCGCCATCGACGAAGCCGCGTCGCGCATCGACGCATTCCACCGCGCCGCCGCGCCGCAGCCGGTGGCGCTGGATACCGCCGGTGGCGTGCGCGTGGAACGCATGCTGCGCCCGATCCAGCGGGTGGGTCTGTACGTGCCCGCAGGCAGCGCGCCGTTGCCGTCCACGGCTTTGATGCTGGGCGTGCCGGCGCGCATCGCCGGTTGCGCTGAAGTGGTGTTGTGCTCACCGGCCCGGCCGGATGGCCGATGCGACGATGCCGTGCTGTACGCTGCGCGCGTCACCGGCGTGCACCGCGTGTTCAAGCTGGGCGGCGCGCAGGCCATTGCCGCCATGGCGTATGGCACGGAGTCCGTGCCCAAGTGCGACAAGCTGTTTGGTCCCGGCAATTCCTGGGTGACCGAAGCCAAGCTGCAGGTGTCGGCCGACCCCGAGGGCGCCGCCATCGACATGCCGGCCGGTCCGTCCGAGGTGCTGGTGATCGCGGACGATGAAGCCAACCCGGCATTCGTCGCCGCCGATCTGCTGTCGCAGGCGGAACACGGCCCCGATTCACAGGTGATCCTGCTCAGCGCGTCGACTGCGCTGCTGGATGCGGTGGAGGTAGAAGTGGCGCAGCAGTGGGCGGCGCTGCCGCGCGCGGATATTGCCGAGAAGGCGCTGTCGCAGAGTCGCCTGATTGCCGTGGCCTCGTTGGCGCAGGCGGTCGAGGTGAGCAATCGCTACGCGCCGGAACACCTGATCCTGCAGGTGGCCGATCCGCGCGCCTTGCTGGGCGATATCCAAAGCGCTGGCTCGGTGTTCCTGGGCGCATGGACGCCGGAATCGGTCGGCGACTACTGCAGTGGCAGCAACCATGTGCTGCCGACCTACGGTTATGCGCGCAGCTACAGCGGCGTGTCGGTGGCCAGCTTCCAGAAGCAGATCACCGTGCAAGAGCTGTCCCCGGATGGTCTGCGCGCCATTGGTCCGTGCACCGTGACGCTGGCCGCTGCCGAACAATTAGAAGCACATCGTCGTGCCGTCACCCTGCGCCTGGCGGCGCTGGAGGACGCGGCATGA
- the hisG gene encoding ATP phosphoribosyltransferase produces the protein MKPRDRLRIAMQKSGRLTEPALDLLNRCGLTFRQSRDKLFCFGEGEPVDLLLVRDDDIPGLIAQGVCDLGIVGRNVLSEYSLTAGMGGPALAEWRSLGFGRCRLSVAVPQEIDYVDATQLQGMRIATSYPGLLGEWLRERGVDAGVVTLAGSVEIAPRLGTADAICDLVQSGGTLVANQLREVDVLLESEAVLAGPAVLPTDERGDMIDLLLKRLDGVIQVRESRLLLLQTSRGALDAVIRLLPGGPQPTLLPVAGQPDQLMLQALCAGEVSWRQLEEIKKAGAREMFVLPVEKMLA, from the coding sequence GAGCCGGCGCTGGACCTGCTCAACCGTTGCGGGCTCACCTTCCGCCAGAGCCGCGACAAGCTGTTCTGCTTCGGCGAGGGCGAGCCCGTCGACCTGCTGCTGGTGCGTGATGACGACATCCCCGGCCTGATCGCGCAAGGCGTGTGCGACCTGGGCATCGTGGGGCGCAACGTACTCAGCGAATACAGCCTCACTGCTGGCATGGGTGGCCCCGCGCTGGCCGAATGGCGTTCGCTTGGTTTTGGCCGCTGCCGCCTGTCGGTGGCCGTGCCGCAGGAAATCGACTACGTCGACGCCACCCAGTTGCAGGGCATGCGTATCGCCACGTCGTATCCGGGCCTGCTCGGCGAGTGGCTGCGCGAGCGTGGTGTGGACGCGGGCGTGGTGACACTGGCCGGCTCGGTGGAGATTGCGCCGCGGTTGGGTACGGCCGATGCGATCTGCGATCTCGTGCAGAGCGGCGGCACCCTGGTCGCCAATCAGCTGCGCGAAGTGGATGTGCTGCTGGAGAGCGAAGCGGTGCTGGCCGGCCCGGCCGTGCTTCCCACGGATGAGCGCGGCGACATGATCGACCTGCTGCTCAAGCGCCTGGACGGCGTCATCCAGGTGCGTGAATCGCGCTTGCTGCTGCTGCAGACCTCGCGTGGCGCACTGGATGCCGTGATCCGCCTGCTGCCGGGCGGCCCGCAGCCGACCCTGCTGCCCGTGGCCGGTCAGCCTGACCAGCTCATGCTGCAGGCGCTATGTGCCGGCGAAGTGAGTTGGCGGCAACTGGAAGAAATCAAGAAGGCCGGGGCACGCGAGATGTTCGTGTTGCCGGTCGAGAAGATGCTTGCGTGA